In the genome of Xanthomonas hortorum pv. pelargonii, the window GGATCCGTTCGCTGGGGCTGACCACGTCGGTCAGGCGGATGCCGAAGCGGTCGTTGATGACCACCACTTCGCCATGCGCGATCAAGGTGCCGTTGACGTACACGTCCAGCGGTTCGCCGGCGCCGCGTTCCAGTTCCACCACCGAGCCCTGGTTGAGCTGCAGCAGGTTGCGGATCGGGATGCGCGCGCGGCCCACTTCCAGCGACAGGGTCACCGGCACGTCCAGGATGACGTCCAGGTTGAGGTCGGTGGCATTGAGGTCGCGCTCGGGCTGCAGGCTGTCGAAGGTGGCGGGCGCGGCGTCGAGGATGTCGGAGTTGATCATTTGCTGGGGTCCTGGGATGGAACGGCACGCGGGGCTTGCACGCCGGGCGGGCGTACGGCGGTGATCTTGACGGCGTTGTTGCCATTGGAAACGCCGAATTCGCCGGTGAACAACGGGATTTCTTCCACGCACAGCGGCACCTGTGCAGGCAGGTCGATCGGCAGGATGTCGCCGATTTTCAACCCGGTGAGCTGGCGCAGACTCATGCGCTTGCTGGCCAGCACGCTGGACAGGGTGACCTCGGCAGTGTCCAGCTGCTCGCGCAGCATCACGTTCCAGGAGTCGTCGCGGTCGTTGCGGTCGCTCTGGATGCCGGCATCGAGCAATTCGCGGATCGGCTCCAGCATCGAATACGGCAGGGTGATGTGGATCTCGCCGCCGCCGCCTTCCAGCTCCACATGGAAGCGGCACACCACCACGTACTCGCGCGGGGTGACGATATTGGCGAAGTGCGGGTTGATCTCCGAGTTGATGTACTCGAAGTCCACTTCCATCACCGGCGCCCAGGCTTCCTTCAGATCGGCGAAGGTCTGCTTGAGCATCAGCTGCACCACGCGCATCTCGGTGGCGGTGAATTCGCGCCCTTCGATACGGGTGTGGTAACGGCCGTCGCCACCGAAGAAGTTGTCCACCACGGTGAACACCAGCGTGGGTTCGAACACGATCAGGCCGGTACCGCGCAGCGGTTTGAAGCGGATCAGGTTGAGGTTGGTCGGCACGTACAGCGAGTGCATGTACTCGTTGAACTTGACCAGGTCGATGCCGCGCACCGACAGGTCGGCCGAGCGCCGGATCAGGTTGAACAGGCCGATGCGCCACAGCCGCGCAAAGCGCTCGTTGACCATCTCCAGGGTCGGCATGCGCCCACGGATGATGCGGTCCTGGCTGGACAGATCGTATTGGCGCGCCTCGCCGGGCAATGGCTCCGGCTCGGTGTTGACCACGCCCGAATCCACGCCATGCAGCAGGGCATCGATTTCGTCCTGGGAAAGCAGATCGCTGACGCTCATGGGCAGGCCTTACTGGGTAACGAAACTGGTGAACAGCAGTTCTTCGACGCACTTCTTGCCGGTCTCGCTGGTCATGACCTTCTGTGCTTCGACCAGGGCGGCTTTCTGCAGCTTCTGCTTGCCGACCAGGTCGGCCACGTCGGTGGCCTTGGTCTGCGACAGCAGCATCAGCAGATGCGCGCGGATGGCCGGGGCGTTTTCGGTGATGAGCTTGAGGTCTTCCGGGTCGCGGGTGACCAGCTGCACTTCGACCTGCAGGTACTGCGGGCCATCGCCGGGGTCGGCCAGGTTGACCACGATCGCCGGGTCCATCGGGAAGTACTGGGCCGGCTTGGGCACTTCGGCGACCTTGGGCGCGGCGTGCTTGCCGCCTTTCTCATCGCCCTTGTGGCCGAAGAAAAACCAGGCGCCGCCGCCAGCGGCCGCAAGTACCACCACACCGATGGCGATCAGCAGGATGGACTTCTTGCCACCCTTCTTCTTTTCGCCTTTCTCGTCTTTGTCTTCGGTCTTCTTGGGTTTTTCGGCGGCTGCCACAGTCTGCTCCAGGGGAATGCTCACCCTGTGGATGCAATTGGCATGCCAAAACCGCGACGGTTTCCTGGCGCGGCCTGCGCGCCAACACGAAAAGCCCCGCAAGCCTTGCGCTGCGGGGAGGCGGGCCGCGCGCGCATCATGCCGACGCGCGGTTTTCAGTCGCGCCGAGGATGATCCGGCGCAGAACTTCAGGCGTAGGCGTCCAACAATCCACGCTGGCGTAACACCACCGACGGAATTCCGACGGGCGGGCTGTCGTCCATGGTGAGGCCATTGCCATCGCGCCCACTGCCGTTGCGGTTGCCGGCCTGGCCCTGCTGTTGCTGGCCCACATCGGCCTGACCCAGTTGGAAGCCGTTCTGGCCGAGCATTTCGCGCAGCCGCGGCAGGCTTTGTTCCAGCGCCTGGCGCACCTCGGCGTTGGCCGAGGTGAAGCTGGCGCTGACCTTGTCGCCATCCAGATGCAGACGCACCTCGACCGGGCCCATCTCGTTCGGGGTCACCTTGATGTGCGCATGGCCGATCTTCTGGTCGGCCAGCCAGCTCATACGCGCGCCGATGGCGTCGTCGAAGTTGTCGCTGCCCATTTCCGGGGTCGGGGTGGGCGAGGCGCTGAACACCGGCGCCTGATCCTGCAGACGGCCGAGCGTGGCTGCCGTGGTAGTCGGCAATACGAACGCCGGGGCGTCCGGCGCTGCCGGGGCAGCGGCGTCATCGGCGCTCGGGTCCAGTGCCTTGGTGGCCATGCTCATCAGCGCGGCCGTCTGGGCGTCGCCGCTCAAGGCGGTGACGGAAGTGGGCTTGGCGCCCGCGGCGGCTGCCGGTGCCAGTGCGCCCAACGAGGGCAGGGCGGTGCCGGCGGTTGCCGTGGCGGTAGGTGCGGCGGCATCGGTGGGCAGGGCGGTTGCACTTGCCGTGCCGCCTGCTGCCCCGGCCATGCTGGCGGTCAGTGCCGCTGCCGCGGCAGCCAGCACTTCGCCACCGGGCAGGGCTTGCGCCAGCAGGCCCATGCCGAAGCCGCCCAGACCTGGCGGTGGCCAGGTGGAATCGGTCGCGGTGGCTGCCTCGGCAGGTGCGTCTTCGCTGGCAGTCGCGGGTTTTGCGTTCTTGCCGGTCTTGGCGGTGCCTGCGGCAGAGCTACTCTCGGCTGTAGTTGATTCTTTGGTGGAGCCGGACTTGGCGGGCTTTGCAGCCTTGCTGTCGCCGTCCTGCGCACGCGGCCGTGCAGTGGCATCGCCGGCTGCATCGTCGCCGTTATCGTTGTCGTCGCTCTGCTTGTCGGACTGGCTGGGCTTGGGCGCGGTCTGCTTGGCGGGCACGCGCTCGGGCGCCTGCGGCGGGGCCTGGTTCGGCGTGTTGGCCGGATTGAGCATGCGCGCGAACTGGTCCGGGGCGGCGTCCGGCTCGGACGAAGGGTCGCTATAGCTGGATTTCTTGCCGGTGCCGGCAAGCGCGCCAAGGCCAGCGGCAAAAGCGGACAGGGGATTCATGCGGATTCTCCGTGGCTGTCTTCGCTGCGGGCCAGGCGCGAGCGGCGCGCGCCGAGGTCGTCCATCTCACGCTGGTCGCGGCGTTCGATCACCTTGTTCTCCTGTGCGCGGTAGCTGGCAGCCAGTTGCTCCAGCACCTGCTTCTCGCGGCTGGCCAGCAGCAGCCGGGTGCGTTCGGCCTCCACCTTGTTGCGGTTGCTTTCCACGGTCTGCGCCTGCTGCAGCACGGCGCTGTCCAGCCGGTCCAGGAAGGCGCGGCGGTTGGTCAACGCCGCGGCGCTGGTGCCGGCCATATGGCTGTTGGCGTATTCCTCGGCGTAGCGGCGCAGTTCTTCCAGACGCGACTGGTGCGTGTCCAGGGCGCGCTGACGCTCGGCCAGATCGCGCGCGACCTGGTCTTCCTGTTCCTGGGCGCGGCGCAGCAGGGGGTCGATCCGTTTGGACTGCATCATGGATTAGTTCTCGGGTTCGACCAGCCGCTGCAACGCGGACAGGCTGTCGGGCAGGTGGGCGGCCTTGTGGACGTCTTGTCCGAGGAATTCGACGATGTCCGGCCAACGCGCCAAGGCTTCGTCGGTGGCCGGGTCGCTGCCGCGCTGGTAGGCGCCGATGGCGATCAGATCGCGATTGGACGAATACGCCGAGAGCAGCCGCTTGAGCTTGCGGATGCGCAGGCGCCAGGTGTCGTCGGCGATGTCCTGCACCACGCGGCTGACCGAGGATTCGACGTCGATGGCCGGGTACAGGCCGCTGTCGGCAACCCGACGCGAGAGCAGGATGTGGCCGTCTAGAATGGCGCGGGCGGCGTCGGCGATCGGGTCCTGCGGGTCGTCGCCTTCGGTCAGCACGGTGTAGAAGGCGGTGATCGAGCCGCGGCCCTTGGCACCGTTGCCGGCACGTTCCACCAGCGCCGGCAATTTGGCGAACACCGACGGCGGGTAGCCGCGGGTGGTCGGCGGCTCGCCGACCGACAAGCCGATCTCGCGCTGCGCCTGGGCGAAACGGGTCAGCGAATCCATCAGCAGCAGCACGTTCAAGCCCTGGTCGCGGAACCATTCGGCGATGGCAGTAGCGCGGTAGGCGCCATGCAGACGCGCCAACGGCGGTCGGTCGGCCGGGGCGGCCACCACCACGGCGCGGCGCAGGCCTTCTTCGCCGAGGGTGGTTTCGACGAAATCGCGCACTTCGCGGCCACGTTCGCCGATCAGCCCGACCACGATCACGTCGGCCGAGGTGAAGCGGGTCATCATGCCGAGCAGTGTCGATTTACCGACGCCGGAACCGGCGAACAGGCCCACACGCTGGCCGCGGCCGATCGGCAGCAGCGCGTTGATGGCGCGCACGCCGACGTCCAACGAGGTGGTGATGGGTTCGCGCGCCAGCGGGTTGATCGACACGCCGGCCATGCTGACGCTGCCTTCGCCGCGGATCGGGCCCTTGCCATCGAGCGGGGTGCCGTCGCTGTCGATGACGCGGCCGAGCAGGCCTTCGCCCACTTCCACGCCGCCGCGGCGCCGCGATGGCACCACGCGCGCATTCGGCAGCAGGCCATGCAGCTCGGCGCTGGGCATCAGATAGGTGCGTTCGCCGGCAAAGCCGACCACTTCGGCATCGACCCAGCCGCCGTCGACTTCGACCTTGCAGGTGGCGCCCATCGGCGCTTCGCAACCGGTGGCTTCCAGGGTCAGGCCGACCGCGCGGCGCAGGATGCCTTCGCGGATCAGGGTGCGGCCGGCAGTCGGCTCCAGCCCCAGCCCGCTCAGGCGCGTGGCCAGGCGCAGGTTGCGCGCGTCCAGCCAATCGGCCGGGGCTGGGGTGGCTGCCAACACGTCGCTCACAGGCCCGCTCCGGATTTGCGCATGACGGTCTCCAACGCGGCCCGCAGGCGCGCATCCAGGGTTCCATCCACGCGCACGCTTTCGGCGTGCACGCGCAGGTCGCCACGGCTCAGGCTCAGGTCCGGGGCCACGCGGGTGGTGCTGCTGGGCGCCAGATGCGGCAGCAGCGCGGTGATGTCGTCCGGGTGCAGGCGCACCTCCACTTCGCGACCGGCACTGCCGACCGCGTCGATGGCTTCGTGCACCAGATCGGCCAGCAGCTGCGGTTCGACCTGGTAGGCACGCCCGACCAAGGAACCGGCGATGCGCACGGCCAGCTCGCCGAGCGCGCCGACCACTTCGTTCTCCAGCCGCGCCAGCGGGCGGGTGAAATTGTCCAGGATGCCGTCGATCTGCGCAGTCAACCGGCGCACCTCGGACTGGCCCTGGGCGAAGCCTTCGGCATGCCCGCGCTCCAGACCTTCCTGACGGGCGGCGTCTTCGATGGCCTGGATCTCTTCCAGGGTCGGCGGACGCAGCACCGGCTCATAGATCGCCGGTTCGTCGAATTCGGTTTCCGGCAGCGCCGGAGCCATGTGCAGGTCGGGGGCCAGCCAGCGGGTGACGATGTCGTTCATACCATCGCCTCCGCACCGGCGCCGCCCAGGCTGATGGCGCCTTCGTCAGCCAGGCGGCGGACGATGGTGAGGATTTCCTTCTGCGCCGCTTCCACGTCGGCCAGGCGTACCGGGCCACGCGCTTCCATGTCTTCGAGCAGGATCTCGGCGGCGCGCTGGGACATGTTGCGGGTGATCTTCTCGCGCACCTTGGTGTCGGCGCCACGCAGGGCCAGGCCCAGGCGCTCGCCGGAGACTTCGCGCAGCAGCGTCTGCAGGCCGCGGTCGTCCAGGTCCACCAGATTGTCGAACACGAACATCAGGTCCTGGATCTTGCTGGCCAGGTCGGCGTCGATCTTGCCGATCTCGCCCAGCACACCCTGCTCGGGGCCGGTGTCCAGGAAGTTGAGGATATTGGCAGCGACCTTGATGCCGCCCACGTTGGACGACTTGAGGTTCTGGTTGCCGGAAAATTGGCGTTCCATGATGTCGTTGAGCTCGCTCAGCGCATTCGGCGGAATGCCGTCCAGCGTTGCGATGCGCAGCAGCACGTCGGCGCGGGTGCGCTCGGGCAGCAGCTTCAGCGCTTCGGCGGCCTGGTCGCTGTCCAGATGCGCCATGACGATGGCGATGATCTGCGGGTGCTCGTTGCGCACCAGATCGGCGACCGCGCGCGGGTCCATCCACTTCAGGGTGTCCAGACCGGTGGTGTTGCGGCCGAGCAGGATGCGGTCGATCAGGCCACCGGCCTTGTCGGCGCCCAGCGCCTGGATCAGCACGTTGCGGATGTAGTCGTCGGCCCCCACGCCCAGCGAGGTCTTGCCGGCCAGTTCGCCGTTGAAGTCGTCCATCACCCGCTCGACCTGGTCGCGCGAGATGCCGGTCATGGTGGCCATGGCGATGCCGATCTTCTGCACCTCCTTGGGGTCCATATGCTTGAGCACTTCGGCGGCGTCGCTTTCCCCAAGCGACAGCAACAGCACGGCGGCGCGCTGTACTCCGGTCATCGGCGGTGTTTCAGGCTTCACTGGCGACCCATCCCTTTACGACTTGTGCGACACGTTTTGAATCGGCTTTGACTGCTTCGCGTGCGACCCGCATGCGTTCTTCGTAGGCGTCCGGCAGGGCGATCGGGACTTTCTTGTCCTGACCGAGCTGGGCGGTGTCTTCTTCCAGGCGCGGCATCAGGTCGTCATCGTCGACCATCCGCACATCCGCGCTCTGCGGAGTGCCATCCTTGCCGCCCTTGCCTTGCTTGTCCTTGACCACGGTCACGCCGGTGAGCTGACGCAGGGTGGGGCGCACCACACCGAACAGCAGCGCCAGCACCACCACCGCACCGACCAGCAGGCGCAGACCGTTCTGCACGCGCGGGTCTTCCCACCACTTCGGGCCTTCTTCGCCGGCCACCGCTTCACGCACGAACGGGGCATTCATCACCGACACCGTGTCGCCACGTGCCGCGTCGAAACCCACGGCCTGCTTGACCAGGCCCTCGATGCGGGTGAGCTCGGCGGCGGTCAACGGCTGCTCGACGATCTTGCCCTTGGCACCGGGGCGCGGCACGTTGTCCAGCAGCACCGCCACCGACACCCGCTTGATGCGGCCGGCCGGCTGACGGGTGTGTTGCAAGGTCCGGTCCAATTCGTAATTGCGGGTGGCGCTCTTGGAACTTTCGGTCGGCGCGGCAGGCGCGGCGGCCTGGCCATTGGCAGCGGCCGGGGTGCCCGGTGCGCCGGCAGTGGCATTGGCGGCCGGCGCCGGCGGCTGGCCGGGGCTGTTGCTGGTGGCGCCCGGGGGACCTTGCGGGCCGGTGGCGCTGGTGCTGGTGTCGTTGATCTGCTCGCTGCGCAGCTTGGCCGGCTCGCCGTTGTAGAGCTCGCGGGCTTCTTCGACCACCGAGAAATCCATGTCCACGCTGACTTCCGGGTTGACCCGGCCGGCGCCGGTCATCGGCTCGAGCAGCTCGCGGATGCGCTGGTTATAGGAGCTTTCCTGGCGACGCACCTGTTCGAACTGGGCGGCGTGCTGGGCGGCGTCGCTGTTGGGGTCGGCGATGGAGAGCATGCGGCCGCTCTGGTCGACCACGGTCACGCGCTCGGGGGTCATGTCCGGGATGCTGGAAGCAACCAGATTGACGATGGCATCCACCTGGTTGCGTTCCAGACCCTGGCCGCCGCGCAGCTCCAGCACCACCGAGGCGCTGGCCACATCACGCTGGCGGGTGAAGGCGCTGGGCTTGGGAATGGCCAGATGCACGCGGGCCTCGCGCACCGGGCGCAGGGTGCCGATGGTGCGCGACAATTCGGTTTCCAGGGCGTGCTGGTAACGGGCGTTTTCCACGAACTGGCTGACGCCGAAGCCGGGGTCTTTTTCCATCAGCTCGAAGCCGCCGCCGGTCTCTTTACCGGTCAGGCCGGAGCCGGCCAGCTTCAGGCGGGCATCGTACAAACGGTCCTGCGGCACCGAGATGGCGCCGGTGTTCTGGTCGATCTTGTACGGGATCTGCGCGGTACGCAGCAGGTCGGCCGCTTCGGCATTGCCCTTGTCGTCCAGGCCGGTGTACAGCGACTGATAGCCGGGTTTTTGCGACCAGTAGAACACCGCCAGACCGGCGCCCACCGCCAGGGCGATCATCGCCATCATGGTCAGCTTGCGGGTGATCTGCAGGCTGCGGACACGGTCGAACCATTGCCCGGCCTTTTCGGCGTTCTGGTTGATGTTTTCTTTGGAAATCGCGAGTGCCATGTGTCGTTAACCCTTACAGCGGCATGTTCATGACGTCCTGATAAGCCTGGACGAGACGGTTGCGGACTTCCACGGTGGCGCGGAAAGCCACCTGGGACTGCTGGGAGGCGACCATGACCCGTGCCAGATCGGCACTGGGGTCGCCCATTTCGAATGCTTTGGCCAGCGCGCCGGACTTCTGCTGGGCCTCGTTGACGCCGCCGATGGCGCCGCGCAAGGTCTCGCTGAAGCTCGGTGCCTGGGTGGCCGGGGTGCCCTGCGTGCCGGCCAGCCCCTGGATCTGATTGCCGCGCGCCGCATCGCCCACCGCGCCCATGGGGCCTTGGCCCATCTGCGTCTGGTAGCTGCGGATCTGCGAGAGGATGGAGGTAACGGAATCGCTCATGGGTGCGGTCAGCCAGGGAGGCATCCACACCAATGCAAGCGGCGTGCCGAAACCGCGCCGGGATTCCGGCGCCGGGGCGTGGAGGGGGGTGGGCTGCGAGTGAATCCGGCTTCACGTCTGCAGTTTTGGCTGCGGGCCCTTGCCCGCCCACCCTCGCGGGACACGCCGCAAGTACGTCCATGTAGGCTCTTACGCGGCATCCATGCCGCGTAAGGTCCCGCGACGGTGAGCGGGCAAGGGCCAGTCGAGACGGTCGGTGTGCATGGTTGCAAGCGGGGCATGAGGTGCGTTGTTCTGATAACCGCGCACCAATTCCCAACGAACGCCGAGCAACGAGCAGGCTCTAAACAAAGCAACCTGCAAACTCTCTGGTGCGGTGTCCTCGCCGCTTGCGGGACCGTGTGGCGGCATGGATGCCGCCACCGAGCCCCCAGGGACTGGGTTTACGGCGTGTCCCGCTAGCGGCGAGGGCACCGCGCCCTCGATCTACTGAGCTTTGACTGCATCTAATAGACAAAGCTGCGATTCGAAATCCAGGTTTGTTGTGTCCTGATGTAGTTGGTCAGTACGGATAGATCAATTGCAGGGCAGCGGATCTGCGAGTTTGCTGCAGCGTCCTTGCCCGCTCACCATCGCGGGACACGCTGCAAGTACGTCCTTGTAAGCTCTTACGCGGCATCCATGCCGCGTAAGGTCCCGCGACGGTGAGCGGGCAAGGACCAGTCGAGACGGTCGGTGTGCATGGTTGCAAGCGGGCATGAGGTGCGTTGTTCTGATAACCGCGCCCTCGACCGACCAGGCCTTTGATCTATTCATTTGACTGTCTAAACGACGCTACGACTCGATATCTCTGCGGCTGTGAGCTGATTGAGTCGGCGGGTTTGGTTTCGATGACAACGTGTCCTAACAGTAGTGCATGCACCCGCGCACTTGACCAGCTAATCCGGCAACCACGCCTCACGCCAGCGATCGAGATTGCTGCCGGTCAACATCCAGTCGCGGCGCACCACTTCACGCAACGCCGCGCCCTTTGCTGTCGCAGCGGCCGGGTCGGCTAGATGCTCCCGGATCGCGCCGATCCAGTCGCGATAGCGATTTTTCACCAGCGTCACCGGCAGGTTGCCTTGGTAGCAGCGCACGTCGCTGGCGATCACCGGGTAGCCGCAGGCACCGTATTCGAGCAGGCGCAGATTGCTTTTGCACTCGTTGAACAGGTTCTGCTCCACCGGTGCCAGTGCCAGATCCAGGTCCAGCGCGGCCAGCGCGGCGGGATAGTGATCGATCAGCACGCCAGGCTGAAAGTGATGGATGTGCTGGCGCAGCGCGAACGGGTACATGCCCATGAACACCCAGTCGACCTCGTCGGCCAGCTCGCGTACTACATCTGCGATCAGTTCCAGGTCGCCGGTGTGGCTGGCGCCGCCAGCCCAGCCGATGCGGGGGCGGCGGCCGCGTTCGAGCGAACGCTCCGGCAGTGCGTTCCACCAGTGTGCCGGCAGGCGGTTTTCGGCCACGCGGATGTCGCTGTGCAGCCCGGCGAATGCCTCGGCCAGCGCCGGGGTGGAGACCACGAAGCGGTCCACCATGCTCAGCCCGCGCCGCACGGTCTTGAGGATGTCCTTGGGCATGTGCTCGCGGTGGGCATTCTTCAGCGGCAGGTTGGGCAGGTAGTCGTCGAGCTCGTAGACCTTGAATGCGCGCGACAGCGCCTTCATCCGCCGCATCGCTTCCAGTCGCGGCTCGCCGACCTGGCGTTGCAGGATCACCACGTCGGGATCCTGGCACGCCAGCTCGCTGATCTCCAGATAGCCGTTGAACAGCACGCCCTCGACCATGCCGGCTTCGCGCAGGGCGCGCAGCGGCTGGATCACCCGATAGTGGCCGCAGCCTTCGATATCGGCCGGCAGTGCGATCACCGTCGGTAGCGGCCGCCACGACTGTAACGGCCGCCAGCTGGCGCGTGGGTCGGCCAGTTTGAAACCGGCGCCGGGATCCAGCGAAAAACCCGGGTTGTAGGCCGGGTCGTTGGCCATCACTGGCAGCCAGCGTGCGTACATCGCCTCTTCGTCGAGGGCGGTGGCGGGCGCTGTTTCGGGCGGGTCGATCAACAACTGCGCGCGTGCAGCGTAGACATTGAGATAGCCGGCCTGCTGCAGGCGCAGGCACAGATCGACATCGCTCCACTGCGCCAACGCCGGCTCCTGCGCAAAGCCGCCGGCGTCCAGAAACAGCTGGCGCGGCAGCATCAGGCATTCGCCACTGAGTGCGCTGTAGTTCTGATCCAGTTGCAGCCGCTGCAAATAGCCCGATTCGTCAAACGCGGCGCCTTCGAATGCGCGTGCTGCCGGTGCACCCAGGCCCAGAAGCAAGCCGGCATGGTGCACGGTGCCGTCGCCACGTAGCAGCTTGCCAGCCACTGCGCCGACCTCGGGACGCAGCGCGTGGTTGAGCAACTGCGCCAGCCAATCGGCCTTGATCGCTGCCGCGCCCGCTGCCAGCCACAGCAGCACGTCCCCACGTGCCTGCTCGGCTGCGGCATTGCAGGCCGCCTCGCGCGAAGGTTCACCCTCAAAGCGCAGCACGCGGATCTGCTGCAGGCCGAGGTTGTCGATGCCCGTCAGCCAGTCGCGCAGCTCCGGCTCGGTGCTGTCGCCGCGATCCAGCAACAGCAACTCATAGTGCGGATAGGCGGTATTGGCGAGCACGCTTTCCAGGCAGCGCTGTACCTGCGCCAGGCGTCCATCGACCAACACCAGAATGCTGACCAGCGGCTGCTGCGCATGCTGGTAATCCACTGCATGGCGGCCGGGACCGTTGCTGCTCACCACCGCGTCCACATAGCCGCGCGCGGCGAGATGGCGCGTGATGGCGCGTTGTTCGTCCTCGTCGCTGTGCCGGGAGGTGTTGGCCGATGCAACCAGCAAGGGTTCGGCGATGTGCTGGATGCAGGCCAGGCCGTGGCGCTCGACCAGCCCAAATTGGTAATCGAGCTCGAATGCGTCGCTCGTTTCGGTTGGAAAGCCGCCATCGGCCAACAACGTGCGCTGCCGGAACAACCAATGCCGCGATATCGTCGATGGCGCGCTCAACAGCATGTCTAGATACAACGCCGGCCGCATCGCCAGCCCCAGCTGACCGTCGTCCAGCGCGACCACTTCGTCGGCGTAGACGGCCTGGCAATCGTCCGGCAGCGCGAGCATCTCCAGCGCCAGCATCAACAGGCCGCTGGCAGTAAAGAGGCTGCCGGCTTCGACCAGCAGCACCCAGTCGATGGACTGCTGTGCGGCGATGGTCCGATTGAGTGTGGACAACAACCCGTCGGGGCCGACCAACACACCGCACTCCCCATGCTCGGCGACCTGCTGCGGCGAGCTGCTGAAAACCCAGGTCTGCTGATTCCGATAACACGCCACCGCCGCCAGACTGGCCTGAGTTGCGGCCACCGCTGCCGCATCGCCATTGCTGTCGATCAACATCACTGCGATCCGCGGGCCGCCTGCATGCGCCTGCAAGCGCGCCTCGATCAGTGAGCGCTGGACGTTGCTGGGATGGCGCACGCCCAACCAGGTGGAGGGCGACACACGCTCGGCCATGCCGGCGCTTTGCATCAGCGCATTGACCAGATCCACCGACTTGAACACCCGCGCCTTGTGCGGGCTGAGCGGGGCCACGCGCACCTGGCGGTTGTCGCCGCTTTCGCGTCGCCAGCCGAGTTGGCGGATGCCCTGGCGCAAGTCTTCATGGCCCTGATCGCCGATGCCCGGCTGATCGCGACCAGCCTGACTGAATTGCGCGCTGGATACGCGAAAATGCGTGAGCGGACTGGACAGCAAGGCTAGGTTGCCGTGACGCAGCAGCTTGACGTAGGTCGCCAGATCGCCAACCCAGTGGATTGGCTTGCCGTTCAACATCATCAGCTCGCCACCCAGCGCCGCCAGGTCGGCGCGCCGTGCAAGCACGCAACTCGGCTCGCCGATGAAGTTGATGGCGTGGTCGGCCAGGAACGACACCAGCTCTGGCCCGTCGATCAGCACGTCCTCGCCGAACGGGAAGCTGGTGGCCAGGATGTCCGGCAACGGCGCGCCGTCATCGTCGATGCGCAGCCGGCGCGAGGACGCCAGCGCTGTGCCGGGGTTGCGTTCCATCGCCGCCACCAACTGGGCAATGCAGTCCGGCTGCAGCACATCGTCGTCGTGCAGGAATTTGAC includes:
- the fliE gene encoding flagellar hook-basal body complex protein FliE — encoded protein: MSDSVTSILSQIRSYQTQMGQGPMGAVGDAARGNQIQGLAGTQGTPATQAPSFSETLRGAIGGVNEAQQKSGALAKAFEMGDPSADLARVMVASQQSQVAFRATVEVRNRLVQAYQDVMNMPL
- a CDS encoding glycosyltransferase, whose product is MPTYKPRYFAQALDSVLAQNYTALELVICDDNTDGAIEAVLASRLANAPFPIRYHRNATRLGELASTVKGIALAQGAYVKFLHDDDVLQPDCIAQLVAAMERNPGTALASSRRLRIDDDGAPLPDILATSFPFGEDVLIDGPELVSFLADHAINFIGEPSCVLARRADLAALGGELMMLNGKPIHWVGDLATYVKLLRHGNLALLSSPLTHFRVSSAQFSQAGRDQPGIGDQGHEDLRQGIRQLGWRRESGDNRQVRVAPLSPHKARVFKSVDLVNALMQSAGMAERVSPSTWLGVRHPSNVQRSLIEARLQAHAGGPRIAVMLIDSNGDAAAVAATQASLAAVACYRNQQTWVFSSSPQQVAEHGECGVLVGPDGLLSTLNRTIAAQQSIDWVLLVEAGSLFTASGLLMLALEMLALPDDCQAVYADEVVALDDGQLGLAMRPALYLDMLLSAPSTISRHWLFRQRTLLADGGFPTETSDAFELDYQFGLVERHGLACIQHIAEPLLVASANTSRHSDEDEQRAITRHLAARGYVDAVVSSNGPGRHAVDYQHAQQPLVSILVLVDGRLAQVQRCLESVLANTAYPHYELLLLDRGDSTEPELRDWLTGIDNLGLQQIRVLRFEGEPSREAACNAAAEQARGDVLLWLAAGAAAIKADWLAQLLNHALRPEVGAVAGKLLRGDGTVHHAGLLLGLGAPAARAFEGAAFDESGYLQRLQLDQNYSALSGECLMLPRQLFLDAGGFAQEPALAQWSDVDLCLRLQQAGYLNVYAARAQLLIDPPETAPATALDEEAMYARWLPVMANDPAYNPGFSLDPGAGFKLADPRASWRPLQSWRPLPTVIALPADIEGCGHYRVIQPLRALREAGMVEGVLFNGYLEISELACQDPDVVILQRQVGEPRLEAMRRMKALSRAFKVYELDDYLPNLPLKNAHREHMPKDILKTVRRGLSMVDRFVVSTPALAEAFAGLHSDIRVAENRLPAHWWNALPERSLERGRRPRIGWAGGASHTGDLELIADVVRELADEVDWVFMGMYPFALRQHIHHFQPGVLIDHYPAALAALDLDLALAPVEQNLFNECKSNLRLLEYGACGYPVIASDVRCYQGNLPVTLVKNRYRDWIGAIREHLADPAAATAKGAALREVVRRDWMLTGSNLDRWREAWLPD
- the fliF gene encoding flagellar basal-body MS-ring/collar protein FliF translates to MALAISKENINQNAEKAGQWFDRVRSLQITRKLTMMAMIALAVGAGLAVFYWSQKPGYQSLYTGLDDKGNAEAADLLRTAQIPYKIDQNTGAISVPQDRLYDARLKLAGSGLTGKETGGGFELMEKDPGFGVSQFVENARYQHALETELSRTIGTLRPVREARVHLAIPKPSAFTRQRDVASASVVLELRGGQGLERNQVDAIVNLVASSIPDMTPERVTVVDQSGRMLSIADPNSDAAQHAAQFEQVRRQESSYNQRIRELLEPMTGAGRVNPEVSVDMDFSVVEEARELYNGEPAKLRSEQINDTSTSATGPQGPPGATSNSPGQPPAPAANATAGAPGTPAAANGQAAAPAAPTESSKSATRNYELDRTLQHTRQPAGRIKRVSVAVLLDNVPRPGAKGKIVEQPLTAAELTRIEGLVKQAVGFDAARGDTVSVMNAPFVREAVAGEEGPKWWEDPRVQNGLRLLVGAVVVLALLFGVVRPTLRQLTGVTVVKDKQGKGGKDGTPQSADVRMVDDDDLMPRLEEDTAQLGQDKKVPIALPDAYEERMRVAREAVKADSKRVAQVVKGWVASEA